Proteins from one Bifidobacterium sp. ESL0732 genomic window:
- the lepA gene encoding translation elongation factor 4: protein MTEAKNKPGFTDQSLIRNFCIIAHIDHGKSTVADRILQLSGIVPQREMHDRFLDRMDIEQERGITIKSQAVRVPWTFDGQEYTLGMIDTPGHVDFTYEVSRALAACEGAVLLVDATQGIEAQTLSNLYMAIEDDLTIIPVLNKIDLPSAEPDKHAEEIANLLGCKPSDVLRVSGKTGEGIKDLLDQIVLEIPAPHGDPKAPARALIFDSVYDTYRGIVTYIRMVDGELKSREKVHMMGIGMTHEPIEIGVISPDMTPTKALGAGEVGYIITGAKDVSQSKVGDTVTSALRPATEPLPGYRDPHPMVYAGIFPIDNAQFPELRDALDKLKLNDAALTYEPETSVALGFGFRCGFLGLLHMEIVVERLSREFGLDLISTAPNVTYKVTTEDGTLHEVKNPSEFPDGKIKQIVEPMVAADIITPKEFIGSVMDLCQDHRGEMGTMEYLSPERVEMHYRIPLAEIVFDFFDQLKSRTKGYASLDYHEDGEQAADLVKVDILIQGEKVDAFSAIVHRDKSYSYGVMMTKKLSKLIPRQQFEIPIQAAIGSRVIARETIRALRKDVLAKCYGGDITRKRKLLEKQKAGKKRMKMLGHVEVPQEAFVAALSTGEAGANKSMDIDTKNKIRAAEKAVK from the coding sequence GTGACTGAGGCGAAGAACAAACCGGGATTCACCGATCAATCGCTGATTCGTAATTTCTGCATCATCGCGCATATCGACCACGGCAAGTCCACGGTGGCCGACCGCATCCTCCAGCTTTCCGGCATCGTGCCACAACGCGAGATGCACGACCGGTTCCTCGACCGCATGGACATCGAGCAGGAACGTGGCATCACCATCAAGTCACAGGCCGTGCGCGTGCCGTGGACCTTCGACGGGCAGGAATACACGCTTGGCATGATCGATACTCCGGGGCATGTCGATTTCACTTACGAGGTCTCGCGTGCGCTGGCCGCATGCGAGGGCGCGGTGCTGCTGGTCGATGCCACACAGGGCATCGAGGCTCAGACACTCTCCAACCTCTATATGGCCATCGAGGACGACCTGACCATCATTCCGGTCCTGAACAAGATCGACCTGCCCAGTGCCGAACCCGACAAGCACGCCGAGGAGATCGCGAACCTGTTGGGTTGCAAGCCGAGTGATGTGCTGCGTGTCTCCGGTAAGACCGGCGAAGGCATCAAAGACCTGCTCGACCAGATCGTGCTGGAAATTCCTGCCCCGCACGGCGACCCCAAGGCCCCCGCCCGCGCGCTGATATTCGATTCTGTCTACGATACCTATCGAGGCATCGTAACCTATATCCGTATGGTCGACGGCGAGCTCAAAAGCCGTGAAAAGGTACATATGATGGGCATCGGTATGACGCACGAGCCCATCGAGATCGGCGTGATCAGCCCGGACATGACCCCGACCAAGGCGCTCGGCGCCGGTGAGGTCGGCTACATCATCACCGGAGCGAAGGACGTCAGCCAATCCAAAGTCGGTGACACCGTCACCTCGGCGTTGCGTCCTGCCACCGAGCCACTGCCAGGCTACCGTGACCCGCATCCCATGGTCTACGCCGGCATCTTCCCGATTGACAACGCCCAATTCCCGGAACTGCGCGACGCGCTTGACAAGCTCAAGTTGAACGATGCGGCCTTGACTTACGAGCCGGAAACGTCGGTGGCGCTGGGATTCGGCTTCCGCTGTGGCTTCCTAGGGCTGCTGCACATGGAGATTGTGGTCGAACGTCTGAGCCGTGAGTTCGGGCTCGACCTCATTTCCACCGCTCCGAACGTGACCTATAAAGTCACCACAGAGGATGGAACGCTGCACGAGGTCAAAAACCCGAGCGAATTCCCGGACGGCAAGATCAAGCAGATCGTCGAACCGATGGTCGCGGCCGACATTATCACCCCCAAGGAATTCATCGGTTCGGTGATGGACCTGTGCCAGGACCATCGCGGCGAAATGGGCACGATGGAGTATCTGAGCCCGGAGCGTGTCGAGATGCACTACCGCATTCCGCTCGCCGAGATCGTCTTCGACTTCTTCGACCAGCTCAAAAGCCGCACCAAAGGCTACGCCTCCCTCGACTACCACGAGGACGGCGAACAGGCCGCGGACCTTGTAAAGGTCGATATCCTCATCCAGGGCGAGAAGGTCGATGCGTTCAGCGCCATCGTCCACCGCGACAAGTCGTACAGCTACGGCGTGATGATGACCAAGAAGCTCTCCAAGCTCATTCCGCGCCAGCAGTTCGAGATTCCGATTCAGGCCGCCATCGGCTCGCGCGTCATCGCCCGTGAGACCATTCGTGCCCTGCGCAAGGACGTGCTCGCCAAGTGCTATGGCGGCGACATCACCCGTAAGCGCAAGCTGCTCGAGAAGCAGAAGGCCGGCAAGAAGCGTATGAAGATGCTCGGTCATGTCGAGGTTCCGCAGGAGGCGTTCGTCGCCGCGCTATCCACCGGCGAGGCCGGAGCCAACAAGTCCATGGATATCGACACCAAAAACAAGATTCGTGCCGCCGAAAAGGCCGTGAAGTAA